One region of Takifugu flavidus isolate HTHZ2018 chromosome 14, ASM371156v2, whole genome shotgun sequence genomic DNA includes:
- the mogat2 gene encoding 2-acylglycerol O-acyltransferase 2 isoform X4, which produces MRDYFPIKLVKTADLDPRNNYIVGFHPHGVLVAGAFTNFCTYATGFRQLFPGLTSYLLMLPLWFRAPFFRDYIMCAGLIPSDKQSASYPLFKREGGNAIVIAVGGAPEALDAHPGSYDVMLARKKGFIKMAMEHGAHLVPVFSFGENEVFDQVENPRGTWLRWMQEKLQSIMGISLPLFHARGIFQYSFGLMPYRKPIHTVVGRPIRVEKKEKPSAEDLDALHQLYMDELSQLFEEHKGNYGVDADTHLNFV; this is translated from the exons ATGAGGGATTACTTCCCCATCAAG CTGGTGAAGACTGCTGACCTGGACCCCAGGAACAACTACATCGTTGGATTCCACCCACATGGAGTGCTGGTGGCCGGAGCCTTCACGAACTTCTGCACTTATGCCACCGGCTTCAGGCAGCTGTTTCCTGGCCTCACCAGCTACCTGCTCATGTTGCCTCTTTGGTTTCGGGCCCCGTTTTTCAGAGACTACATCATGTGCGCAG GCCTGATTCCTTCAGACAAACAGAGTGCCAGCTATCCGCTCTTCAAACGTGAGGGTGGTAATGCTATTGTGATAGCAGTCGGCGGTGCCCCAGAGGCTCTTGACGCACATCCTGGGAGCTACGATGTAATGCTAGCCAGAAAGAAAGGCTTCATTAAGATGGCCATGGAGCACGG AGCTCATCTGGTTCCAGTCTTCTCTTTTGGGGAGAACGAAGTGTTTGACCAAGTGGAAAACCCCAGAGGAACGTGGCTGCGCTggatgcaggagaagctgcagagcatCATGGGCATCTCCCTGCCCCTCTTCCACGCCCGCGGCATCTTCCAGTACTCCTTTGGCCTGATGCCCTACCGAAAACCCATCCACACCGTGG TCGGACGTCCGATTCgggtggagaagaaggagaagccGTCAGCGGAGGACCTGGACGCGCTGCACCAGCTGTACATGGACGAGCTCAGCCAGCTGTTTGAGGAGCACAAAGGCAACTATGGGGTGGACGCGGACACACACCTGAATTTTGTCTGA
- the dgat2 gene encoding diacylglycerol O-acyltransferase 2, producing MLLLPSEAPHRDASGPPRPAGRPPSSLPAASAPPPAMKTILAAYSGVLKGTGSGILSALQNRPSAFWPRRSKMEKHLQVFSVLQWVITFLALGAVCSVLLLYIFCTDCWLIAAIYTTWLILDWNTPKQGGRRSSWVRSWTVWTYFRDYFPIRLIKTHNLLPNRNYIFGYHPHGIFCFGAFCNFGTEATGFSKKFPGIRPSLATLAGNFRLPVLRDYLMSGGICPVNKNSIDYLLSQNGSGNAVIIVIGGAAESLQCAPGMNSVTLKNRKGFVRLALQKGSDLVPVYSFGENDVYKQVIFEEGSYWRMWQKRLQKILGFAPCLFHGCGLFCSSSWGIVPFCKPITTIVGEPITVPKIEDPTAEMVDLYHEMYIKSLLSLFEKYKARFGLKESDVLHIQ from the exons ATGCTTCTGCTGCCTTCAGAAGCGCCTCACAGGGACGCGAGTGGACCTCCGCGACCGGCTGGACGCCCCCCCAGCTCGCTGCCGGccgcctctgccccccctccagccaTGAAGACCATCCTGGCCGCCTACTCCGGCGTCCTCAAag GCACTGGATCCGGCatcctctctgctctgcagAACCGGCCATCGGCGTTCTGGCCCCGCAGATCCAAGATGGAGAAACATCTTCAGgtcttctctgtgctgcagtgGGTCATCACCTTCTTAGCCTTGG GCGCCGTTTGCAGCGTGCTGCTACTTTACATCTTCTGCACCGACTGCTGGCTCATCGCTGCCATTTACACCACATGGCTCATCCTCGACTGGAACACACCAAAGCAAG GGGGCAGGAGGTCCTCCTGGGTGAGAAGTTGGACTGTGTGGACTTATTTTAGAGACTACTTTCCAATCAGG CTTATTAAAACCCACAACCTGCTGCCCAACCGGAACTACATATTTGGCTACCATCCCCACGGCAtcttttgttttggggcatTTTGCAACTTTGGCACAGAGGCCACAGGCTTCTCCAAGAAGTTTCCGGGGATCAGGCCCTCCTTAGCAACGCTGGCAGGAAACTTCCGCCTGCCCGTCCTTCGGGACTACCTGATGTCTGGAG GTATCTGCCCCGTCAACAAGAACTCTATTGACTACCTGCTGTCCCAGAATGGGTCAGGAAACGCCGTGATCATTGTCATCGGCGGAGCGGCCGAGTCTCTTCAGTGTGCTCCGGGCATGAATTCTGTCACACTGAAAAACCGTAAAGGCTTCGTGAGGTTGGCCTTGCAGAAAGG GTCTGACCTGGTTCCAGTGTATTCGTTTGGAGAGAACGACGTCTACAAGCAGGTGATTTTTGAGGAGGGCAGCTACTGGAGGATGTGGCAAAAGCGGCTGCAGAAGATCTTAGGCTTCGCCCCCTGTCTGTTTCATGGCTGCGGccttttctgcagcagctcctggggcATCGTGCCTTTCTGCAAGCCCATCACAACCATAG TTGGAGAGCCAATCACAGTGCCAAAGATTGAGGATCCCACAGCGGAGATGGTCGATCTCTATCACGAGATGTACATCAAGTCCCTGCTGAGCCTCTTTGAGAAATACAAGGCCCGCTTTGGGCTGAAGGAGAGCGACGTCTTGCATATCCAGTGA